A DNA window from Streptomyces sp. 71268 contains the following coding sequences:
- a CDS encoding helix-turn-helix domain-containing protein: MHTVAVLALDQVIPFDLSTPIEVFSRARLPDGRPGYQVRVCAERDEVDAGAFTLRAPWGLEGLRDADTIIVPGVADIAASLPPAVRDALRSAAADGTRIASICVGTFPLAATGLLDGLRVTTHWRAAGLLAAAHPDLDVDPDVLYVDNGQLLTSAGAAAGADLCLHMIRRDYGSAVAANAARLSVMPLEREGGQAQFIVYDHAPTPQGSELEALLTWLRENLARDLTLADIAERAGTSTRTLIRRFREQTGTTPLQWLHRARVRQAQHLLETTEHSVERIGGQVGFGSPTAFRDRFKRTTGVSPQTYRRTFGSTAT; encoded by the coding sequence ATGCATACGGTTGCCGTGCTCGCGTTGGACCAGGTGATCCCGTTCGACCTGTCCACCCCGATCGAGGTGTTCTCGCGGGCCCGCCTGCCCGACGGGCGGCCCGGCTACCAGGTACGGGTGTGCGCCGAGCGCGACGAGGTCGACGCCGGAGCCTTCACCCTGCGTGCCCCCTGGGGCCTGGAGGGTCTTCGGGACGCGGACACGATCATCGTGCCGGGCGTCGCCGACATCGCCGCCTCGCTCCCTCCCGCCGTGCGCGACGCGCTGCGGTCGGCCGCCGCCGACGGCACCCGGATCGCCTCCATCTGCGTGGGCACCTTCCCCCTGGCCGCCACCGGGCTCCTCGACGGGCTGCGCGTGACGACCCACTGGCGCGCGGCCGGCCTGCTGGCCGCCGCCCACCCGGACCTCGACGTCGACCCGGACGTCCTCTACGTCGACAACGGCCAGTTGCTCACCTCGGCCGGCGCCGCCGCAGGCGCGGACCTGTGCCTGCACATGATCCGCCGCGACTACGGCTCGGCCGTCGCCGCCAATGCCGCCCGCCTGTCCGTCATGCCCCTCGAACGGGAGGGCGGGCAGGCGCAGTTCATCGTCTACGACCACGCGCCCACACCGCAGGGCTCCGAGCTGGAGGCGCTGCTCACCTGGCTACGGGAGAACCTGGCCCGCGACCTCACCCTCGCCGACATCGCCGAGCGGGCCGGTACCAGCACCCGCACCCTGATCCGGCGCTTTCGCGAACAGACCGGCACCACGCCGCTCCAGTGGCTGCACCGGGCCCGCGTCCGCCAGGCACAGCACCTGCTGGAAACCACGGAGCACTCCGTGGAACGCATCGGCGGCCAGGTCGGGTTCGGCTCACCCACCGCCTTCCGTGACCGCTTCAAGCGCACCACCGGCGTCAGCCCGCAGACCTACCGGCGCACGTTCGGTTCAACGGCCACCTGA
- a CDS encoding ricin-type beta-trefoil lectin domain protein, with protein MTHAFRKLPVPVLLALASLALPSTAVAATAPAAPTNVVRTTAPADPVSAAAGTTCLAHDYPRSRIVNVESCNPSDAQHRWSRSGELIRLSAHWGMCLSSDYPRTRVVNVESCDSGSSKQRWTVSGELISQSAHPGMCLATDFPRTRIVNVESCASSDPQHRWTVQGEQISLTSL; from the coding sequence ATGACCCATGCGTTCCGCAAGCTGCCCGTGCCCGTGCTCCTCGCCCTCGCGTCCCTGGCGCTGCCGTCGACCGCCGTGGCGGCGACCGCGCCCGCCGCGCCCACGAACGTCGTACGAACCACGGCGCCCGCCGATCCGGTGTCGGCTGCCGCCGGCACCACCTGCCTGGCGCACGACTATCCGAGATCCCGCATCGTCAACGTGGAGTCGTGCAACCCTTCGGACGCACAGCACCGCTGGAGCAGAAGCGGCGAGTTAATCCGGCTCTCCGCGCACTGGGGCATGTGCCTGTCCAGCGACTATCCGCGTACCCGGGTGGTCAACGTCGAGTCGTGTGACTCCGGTTCGAGCAAGCAGCGGTGGACGGTCAGCGGCGAGTTGATCTCCCAGTCCGCGCACCCCGGCATGTGTCTGGCCACCGACTTCCCCCGGACCCGCATCGTCAACGTGGAGTCGTGCGCCTCCTCCGACCCGCAGCACCGTTGGACGGTTCAGGGCGAGCAGATCAGCCTGACCTCGCTGTGA